From a region of the Triticum aestivum cultivar Chinese Spring chromosome 7D, IWGSC CS RefSeq v2.1, whole genome shotgun sequence genome:
- the LOC123166421 gene encoding uncharacterized protein isoform X1, translated as MRVALVVPRLPEAAPRRAAGAARGFTAGGGLFGGDSVATRLHPPLPSLPVAMDEDHGPTSFSITRTRAPLFLPLDSSPRRRRPLPPLHAPLLFVAHGGRRRGSDGSKACDPSVTTAPEPGQSRGRLCELSSELTIALLHLRCKVAAATQVPWPLSHSCHPSRPQGTVVVGIMFDAGCIYSHDNGQQLGVHHRSSSVSPPLRHVCVVYSPMPSICLN; from the exons ATGCGTGTGGCACTGGTGGTGCCCCGTTTGCCGGAGGCAGCACCGAGGCGAGCGGCTGGTGCTGCAAGAGGCTTCACGGCGGGTGGCGGCCTCTTCGGCGGCGACAGTGTGGCGACCCGCCTCCATCCCCCGCTCCCTTCCTTGCCCGTGGCGATGGACGAGGACCATGGCCCGACCTCCTTCTCCATAACCCGCACCCGTGCTCCCCTATTTTTGCCACTGGACTCGtcgccacggcggcggcggcccctGCCTCCACTCCACGCTCCTCTTCTCTTCGTCGCGCACGGCGGCAGAAGGAGGGGTTCTGATGGGAGCAAGGCTTGCGACCCCTCCGTCACAACTGCTCCGGAGCCCGGACAAAGCCGAGGCCGTCTCTGTGAACTCTCCAGCGAGCTGACCATTGCCCTCCTCCATCTAAGATGCAAGGTAGCAGCAGCAACACAGGTTCCATGGCCTCTGTCGCATAGCTGCCACCCAAGCCGTCCccag GGTACGGTGGTGGTTGGCATTATGTTTGATGCGGGCTGCATCTACTCCCACGACAACGGTCAGCAACTAGGTGTTCACCATCGGAGTTCTTCAGTATCGCCCCCTCTCCGTCATGTATGTGTAGTTTACTCTCCCATGCCAAGTATCTGCTTGAATTAA
- the LOC123166421 gene encoding uncharacterized protein isoform X2 → MRVALVVPRLPEAAPRRAAGAARGFTAGGGLFGGDSVATRLHPPLPSLPVAMDEDHGPTSFSITRTRAPLFLPLDSSPRRRRPLPPLHAPLLFVAHGGRRRGSDGSKACDPSVTTAPEPGQSRGRLCELSSELTIALLHLRCKVAAATQVPWPLSHSCHPSRPQGTVVVGIMFDAGCIYSHDNGQQLGVHHRSSSVSPPLRHDWREEK, encoded by the exons ATGCGTGTGGCACTGGTGGTGCCCCGTTTGCCGGAGGCAGCACCGAGGCGAGCGGCTGGTGCTGCAAGAGGCTTCACGGCGGGTGGCGGCCTCTTCGGCGGCGACAGTGTGGCGACCCGCCTCCATCCCCCGCTCCCTTCCTTGCCCGTGGCGATGGACGAGGACCATGGCCCGACCTCCTTCTCCATAACCCGCACCCGTGCTCCCCTATTTTTGCCACTGGACTCGtcgccacggcggcggcggcccctGCCTCCACTCCACGCTCCTCTTCTCTTCGTCGCGCACGGCGGCAGAAGGAGGGGTTCTGATGGGAGCAAGGCTTGCGACCCCTCCGTCACAACTGCTCCGGAGCCCGGACAAAGCCGAGGCCGTCTCTGTGAACTCTCCAGCGAGCTGACCATTGCCCTCCTCCATCTAAGATGCAAGGTAGCAGCAGCAACACAGGTTCCATGGCCTCTGTCGCATAGCTGCCACCCAAGCCGTCCccag GGTACGGTGGTGGTTGGCATTATGTTTGATGCGGGCTGCATCTACTCCCACGACAACGGTCAGCAACTAGGTGTTCACCATCGGAGTTCTTCAGTATCGCCCCCTCTCCGTCAT GATTGGCGAGAAGAAAAGTGA
- the LOC123166421 gene encoding uncharacterized protein isoform X3 → MRVALVVPRLPEAAPRRAAGAARGFTAGGGLFGGDSVATRLHPPLPSLPVAMDEDHGPTSFSITRTRAPLFLPLDSSPRRRRPLPPLHAPLLFVAHGGRRRGSDGSKACDPSVTTAPEPGQSRGRLCELSSELTIALLHLRCKVAAATQVPWPLSHSCHPSRPQGTVVVGIMFDAGCIYSHDNGQQLGVHHRSSSVSPPLRH, encoded by the exons ATGCGTGTGGCACTGGTGGTGCCCCGTTTGCCGGAGGCAGCACCGAGGCGAGCGGCTGGTGCTGCAAGAGGCTTCACGGCGGGTGGCGGCCTCTTCGGCGGCGACAGTGTGGCGACCCGCCTCCATCCCCCGCTCCCTTCCTTGCCCGTGGCGATGGACGAGGACCATGGCCCGACCTCCTTCTCCATAACCCGCACCCGTGCTCCCCTATTTTTGCCACTGGACTCGtcgccacggcggcggcggcccctGCCTCCACTCCACGCTCCTCTTCTCTTCGTCGCGCACGGCGGCAGAAGGAGGGGTTCTGATGGGAGCAAGGCTTGCGACCCCTCCGTCACAACTGCTCCGGAGCCCGGACAAAGCCGAGGCCGTCTCTGTGAACTCTCCAGCGAGCTGACCATTGCCCTCCTCCATCTAAGATGCAAGGTAGCAGCAGCAACACAGGTTCCATGGCCTCTGTCGCATAGCTGCCACCCAAGCCGTCCccag GGTACGGTGGTGGTTGGCATTATGTTTGATGCGGGCTGCATCTACTCCCACGACAACGGTCAGCAACTAGGTGTTCACCATCGGAGTTCTTCAGTATCGCCCCCTCTCCGTCAT TAG